The following proteins are encoded in a genomic region of Burkholderia gladioli:
- a CDS encoding enoyl-CoA hydratase/isomerase family protein — protein MRYETIRITEQARIATVTLARPEVRNAFNETMIAELTAAFVELDAQAQVRAVVLAAEGPSFCAGADLNWMRRMAGYSDDENRADARLLARMLEAVYRCGKPVIARVHGDAYAGGVGLVAACDIAVAAAPARFCLSEARLGLIPATIAPYVVRALGERASRRYFTTAEVFDSTRAAQLGLIHEAVPAEALDATIAQLAETLRNNGPDAVRACKRLAAEVAGRALDDALIEQTADWIAATRAGAEAREGIAAFLDKRSPSWRE, from the coding sequence ATGCGATACGAGACGATCCGGATCACCGAGCAAGCGCGCATCGCGACGGTCACGCTGGCGCGGCCCGAGGTGCGCAACGCCTTCAACGAAACCATGATCGCCGAGCTGACGGCCGCCTTCGTCGAGCTCGACGCGCAGGCGCAGGTGCGCGCCGTGGTGCTGGCCGCCGAAGGTCCGTCGTTCTGCGCCGGCGCCGACCTGAACTGGATGCGCAGGATGGCCGGTTACAGCGACGACGAGAACCGCGCCGACGCGCGGCTGCTGGCGCGCATGCTGGAGGCCGTGTATCGCTGCGGCAAGCCGGTGATCGCGCGCGTTCACGGCGACGCCTATGCCGGCGGGGTGGGCCTGGTCGCCGCCTGCGATATCGCCGTCGCGGCCGCGCCGGCGCGCTTCTGCCTGTCGGAGGCGCGGCTCGGGCTGATCCCCGCGACCATCGCGCCCTACGTGGTGCGCGCGCTCGGCGAACGCGCCTCGCGCCGCTACTTCACCACCGCCGAGGTGTTCGACAGCACGCGCGCCGCGCAACTCGGCCTGATCCACGAGGCCGTGCCGGCCGAGGCGCTCGACGCCACCATCGCGCAACTGGCCGAGACGCTGCGCAACAACGGGCCCGACGCGGTGCGCGCCTGCAAGCGGCTCGCGGCCGAGGTGGCCGGCCGCGCGCTCGACGACGCGCTGATCGAGCAGACCGCCGACTGGATCGCGGCCACCCGCGCCGGCGCCGAGGCGCGCGAGGGCATCGCGGCCTTCCTCGACAAGCGCTCGCCGTCCTGGCGCGAGTGA